A window from Citrus sinensis cultivar Valencia sweet orange chromosome 5, DVS_A1.0, whole genome shotgun sequence encodes these proteins:
- the LOC127902386 gene encoding uncharacterized protein LOC127902386: MVGSQQSTFFATGVRRFGDEGRKWTGGCTWFREKTNDISLKLNASICLKDKFFTQLKGLEELWLDEVQGVENVVYELDREGFPSLKLLHIQNNPYLLCINDSTELVPRDAFPLLESLSLSNLMNLEKISCSQLRAESFLRLRNLKVESCEKLTHIFSFSISRGLPQLQTIKVTACKNMKVIFEVGREDDINNTEVIDKIEFSQLRKLTLKSLPQLRSFCSVVKKPYSLQRQQELLASGTLSTEVILDYERDTNKQLFNEKVAFPNLETLKLSAINSETIWHNQLPAMSSCIQNLTRLIVHGCNNLKFLFSTSLVRSFVQLQHLEIRKCMDLEGIVFPEEMIEEERKDIVFPQLNFLKMKDLAKLTRFCSGNCIELPSLKQLRMAKCPELKAFILQNINTDMTVVGIQSFFNEKVVLPSLEEMYN; the protein is encoded by the exons ATGGTAGGGTCGCAACAAAGTACATTTTTTGCCACGGGTGTTCGAAGATTTGGGGATGAAG GAAGGAAGTGGACAGGTGGTTGTACGTGGTTCAGGGAGAAGACAAATGACATCAGTCTCAAGCTCAACGCCAGCATTTGCCTGAAGGATAAATTTTTCACGCAGTTAAAGGGACTTGAAGAACTATGGCTAGATGAAGTGCAGGGTGTGGAAAATGTTGTTTATGAATTAGATAGGGAGGGTTTTCCAAGTTTGAAGCTTCTTCATATCCAAAATAATCCATACCTTCTGTGTATCAATGATTCAACAGAGTTGGTTCCTCGAGATGCCTTTCCCCTATTGGAGTCATTATCTCTTAGCAATTTGATGAACTTGGAGAAGATAAGTTGTAGTCAACTCAGAGCAGAGTCTTTCCTCAGATTAAGAAACCTAAAAGTGGAAAGCTGCGAAAAATTGACCCATATCTTCTCATTTTCCATTTCCAGAGGCCTTCCACAACTTCAAACAATTAAAGTGACTGCATGCAAGAATATGAAAGTGATATTTGAGGTTGGCAGGGAAGATGATATCAACAATACTGAAGTGATTGATAAGATTGAGTTTAGTCAATTGCGCAAACTGACTCTTAAATCTCTGCCGCAACTTAGAAGCTTTTGCTCTGTAGTGAAGAAACCTTACAGTTTGCAAAGGCAACAGGAACTATTGGCAAGCGGCACATTGTCTACTGAAGTCATTCTGGATTATGAGCGTGATACTAACAAACAACTTTTCAATGAAAAG GTTGCCTTCCCCAACTTGGAGACCTTGAAACTTTCTGCAATTAATTCTGAGACGATTTGGCACAATCAACTTCCAGCAATGTCATCCTGCATTCAGAATTTAACTCGTTTGATTGTGCATGGCTGCAAtaatttgaagtttttattttcaacttcACTAGTCAGAAGCTTCGTGCAGCTCCAGCACCTCGAGATACGCAAGTGCATGGACTTAGAAGGGATAGTTTTCCCGGAAGAGATGATAGAAGAAGAAAGGAAGGACATCGTGTTCCCTCAATTAAACTTCCTAAAGATGAAAGATCTTGCAAAGCTCACAAGATTTTGTTCTGGAAATTGTATTGAACTTCCATCCTTGAAACAGCTGCGGATGGCGAAATGCCCTGAATTGAAGGCATTCATTTTGCAAAATATCAACACAGACATGACTGTAGTGGGGATTCAATCTTTCTTCAACGAGAAG GTTGTATTACCTAGCTTAGAGGAAATGTATAACTGA
- the LOC127898693 gene encoding uncharacterized protein LOC127898693, whose amino-acid sequence MEVIFCKSLWTIFPHNMFARFLKLQSLIVGACGSLEEIFNLQELNSEETHSGAVSRLRELHVFCLPKLTKIWNKDPRGKLIFPNLVLVRIFECQRLKSIFPTSVAKSLLQLETLSIKDCGSVEEIVANDVRGNDAATKFIFPSLTFLKLRDLPYLTTFYSGMHTLECPELRKLEVSDVEVFTSEYIQEGQLDFPAQEPLFWFEKVFPNLEELTLSKYIFTTWRQAQFHKLKILHFISDGSDFFQVGLLQNIHNLEKLVLSTCQYKKNIFM is encoded by the exons ATGGAAGTTATATTCTGCAAAAGTCTATGGACTATTTTCCCTCATAATATGTTTGCAAGATTCTTGAAACTTCAATCACTAATTGTTGGTGCTTGTGGTTCACTAGAAGAGATATTTAATCTCCAGGAGTTAAATTCTGAAGAAACACATTCTGGAGCAGTATCTCGATTGAGAGAATTGCATGTTTTTTGTCTACCAAAATTGACGAAGATATGGAATAAGGATCCTCGAGGAAAGCTCATCTTCCCAAATCTAGTCCTCGTGAGAATATTTGAATGTCAGAGGTTGAAAAGTATATTTCCAACCTCCGTTGCCAAGAGCCTTCTGCAGCTTGAAACGCTTTCTATCAAGGATTGTGGATCAGTGGAGGAGATTGTTGCAAATGACGTAAGGGGTAATGACGCAGCCACTAAGTTTATATTTCCAAGTTTAACATTCCTCAAACTACGGGATTTGCCATATCTGACAACTTTCTACTCTGGAATGCACACATTGGAATGTCCTGAGTTGAGAAAACTAGAAGTTAGCGACGTAGAGGTGTTTACTTCAGAATATATTCAGGAGGGCCAACTTGATTTTCCAGCTCAAGAACCCCTCTTTTGGTTCGAAAAG GTTTTCCCCAACTTGGAGGAGTTGACATTAAGCAAATATATCTTCACCACATGGCGGCAGGCCCAGTTTCACAAGCTTAaaattcttcatttcatttctgATGGGTCAGATTTTTTCCAAGTTGGTCTGCTTCAGAATATTCACAATCTAGAAAAGCTTGTACTGAGTACTTgtcaatacaaaaaaaatattttcatgtgA